The following proteins are encoded in a genomic region of Rissa tridactyla isolate bRisTri1 chromosome 5, bRisTri1.patW.cur.20221130, whole genome shotgun sequence:
- the CD8A gene encoding T-cell surface glycoprotein CD8 alpha chain, translating into MARSPALLLILTLGLCCPGVRGQRHKMTARFRDRSITHPRMGQRLELECLTIKEDSGAFWIRQDKGGNLHFIVFISSLSRSTFDGNEKKSTRFEARKDGSSYQLIVKSFMREDEGNYFCVVNSNQVLYFSSGQPAFFPVLTTAAPTAPAPTTQHGITEKDPCPMTPDPETSKKKEMNFFCEIFIWVPLAAACLLLLLALAVTITLCQKTRRRRCRCKRPANGKPNTKPITPSRHV; encoded by the exons ATGGCCAGGTCTCCTGCGCTGCTCCTCATCCTCACTCTGGGGCTCT GCTGCCCTGGGGTCCGGGGCCAGAGGCACAAGATGACGGCCAGGTTTCGTGACAGAAGCATCACACACCCCCGGATGGGACAGCGGCTGGAGCTGGAATGTCTGACCATCAAGGAGGACAGTGGCGCATTCTGGATCCGCCAGGACAAGGGCGGGAACCTTCACTTCATCgtcttcatttcttccttgtcccgGAGCACTTTTGATGGGAACGAGAAGAAATCCACACGCTTCGAGGCGAGGAAAGACGGCAGCTCCTACCAGTTGATAGTGAAGTCTTTCATGCGGGAGGACGAGGGGAACTATTTCTGCGTCGTGAACAGCAACCAAGTGCTCTACTTCAGCAGCGGCCAGCCTGCCTTCTTCCCAG TCCTCACCACAGCGGCACCCACTGCACCGGCACCCACCACCCAGCATGGCATCACCGAAAAGGATCCCTGCCCAATGACCCCGGATCCAG AGACCAGCAAGAAGAAAGAGATgaatttcttctgtgaaatcttCATCTGGGTTCCCTTGGCAgctgcctgcctcctgctcctcctcgccCTGGCAGTCACCATCACCCTGTGCCAAA aaaccaGAAGACGAAGGTGCAGATGTAAAAG